A section of the Novipirellula caenicola genome encodes:
- a CDS encoding UDP-N-acetylmuramate dehydrogenase: MSFSEDLDHLIRTDEPLSPLVWLGIGGPARFFAEPVDEAELQRVYREATEAGLAIRILGGGSNVLVRESGFDGLVISLAAAATSELKIQDNRLIAGAGAKLSHAVIKSVGAGLGGLEHLVGIPGSVGGAVVGNVSNGGRDIGSVVETITVIENDGTTRELNQHEAGFSHRKTALNGLGVLKVTFALEPRDVSALTKRMQKLWISRNADRPSEQRRIATPFVDPDGMPANTLIQNCGLAGVREGDVSLDANHPQYLIAHTGATSEQCLRLIERVREQVLLQTGIDLQLNLQIW; this comes from the coding sequence ATGAGCTTCTCTGAGGATTTGGACCATCTGATTCGCACCGACGAACCTCTTTCACCATTGGTATGGCTTGGAATTGGTGGCCCCGCTCGTTTTTTCGCTGAACCGGTCGACGAAGCCGAATTGCAACGCGTTTACCGTGAAGCCACCGAAGCCGGGTTAGCGATCCGCATCCTGGGCGGCGGCAGCAACGTGTTGGTACGAGAATCGGGCTTTGACGGCTTGGTCATCTCGCTCGCCGCGGCGGCCACCAGCGAACTCAAAATCCAAGACAACCGGCTCATCGCCGGGGCCGGGGCAAAACTGTCTCACGCGGTGATCAAGTCGGTCGGCGCCGGTTTGGGCGGACTCGAACATCTCGTCGGTATCCCCGGTTCGGTCGGCGGAGCCGTGGTGGGCAACGTTTCCAACGGAGGCCGAGACATTGGATCGGTCGTCGAAACGATCACGGTGATCGAAAACGATGGCACGACGCGGGAATTGAATCAGCACGAAGCGGGTTTTTCGCACCGTAAAACGGCGCTGAACGGGCTCGGCGTGCTGAAGGTCACCTTTGCACTCGAACCACGCGATGTTTCTGCATTGACCAAACGGATGCAGAAGTTGTGGATCAGCCGAAATGCGGATCGCCCAAGTGAACAGCGGCGAATCGCGACGCCCTTTGTCGATCCCGATGGAATGCCAGCAAACACGCTGATCCAAAACTGCGGGCTGGCAGGGGTGCGTGAGGGAGATGTTTCACTTGATGCCAACCATCCTCAATACTTGATCGCGCACACGGGCGCCACCAGCGAACAATGCTTGCGTTTGATCGAGCGAGTACGTGAACAGGTGTTGCTGCAAACCGGGATCGACTTGCAATTGAATCTGCAGATTTGGTAG
- a CDS encoding thioredoxin family protein has product MVSLLLALVLSSVTSEQQMQQNYASVYKQSIEENKPLMVVVGAEWCPACHVLKDSTIKQMAETGELDEVCVAVIDKDRDPELAKQLTQGENMLPQIIMFTKTESGQWNRRRLMGFQPKQPVRTLIRRAILDRQG; this is encoded by the coding sequence ATGGTTTCGTTGCTTTTAGCTTTGGTCTTGTCGAGTGTGACAAGCGAACAACAGATGCAGCAGAACTACGCTTCGGTTTACAAGCAATCGATTGAAGAAAACAAGCCTTTGATGGTCGTCGTTGGCGCCGAGTGGTGCCCCGCATGTCACGTCCTGAAAGATTCGACCATCAAGCAAATGGCAGAAACGGGCGAATTGGACGAAGTTTGTGTCGCAGTTATTGATAAAGATCGGGACCCTGAGTTGGCCAAACAACTCACCCAAGGCGAAAACATGTTGCCTCAGATCATTATGTTCACGAAGACCGAATCCGGTCAGTGGAATCGTCGTCGTTTGATGGGTTTTCAACCTAAGCAACCGGTCCGCACGCTCATCCGAAGAGCCATCTTGGATCGACAGGGCTAA
- a CDS encoding Gfo/Idh/MocA family protein produces the protein MKLRIGLIGLGDAWQTRHRPALQMLQERFDVRAIFSTVSKLAENAAAEFQADPVDGYQALVSRCDIDAVLVLQRSWLGWLPMLAACDAGKAIYWAGDLDFDPVEAGRIREVIDRSGVAFMTEFPKRFAPATLRLKELIATHLGPPRLVFCHRRVQVDPAAPKPNTVVANPLQQELIELIDWCRYVVGREPQSVVSTGLSHTTPADYECMSLQFAGADPKPPVTAQISCGSYIRSAWHEAVSFRPPSAMQICCERGVAFIDLPSTLVWFDDAGRHLESLETELPVGQQLLTQFYRSVTSLVRNMSDLNDVYCAGSILAAARESCRNGQRIDLKTRIS, from the coding sequence ATGAAGCTTCGCATCGGTTTGATCGGTCTAGGGGATGCATGGCAAACCCGTCATCGGCCTGCGTTGCAAATGCTGCAGGAACGATTTGATGTGCGTGCGATCTTCAGCACGGTTTCAAAATTGGCGGAAAATGCTGCCGCCGAATTTCAAGCGGATCCCGTCGACGGCTACCAAGCCCTTGTCTCACGCTGTGACATTGATGCCGTCTTAGTGCTTCAGCGTAGCTGGCTCGGTTGGTTGCCGATGTTGGCGGCGTGCGACGCAGGCAAAGCAATCTATTGGGCTGGGGATCTCGATTTCGACCCTGTCGAAGCGGGCCGGATTCGCGAGGTCATTGACCGCAGCGGCGTGGCATTTATGACCGAGTTTCCAAAGCGGTTTGCTCCCGCCACGCTGCGGCTCAAAGAATTGATCGCAACCCACCTCGGGCCTCCGCGTTTGGTGTTTTGCCATCGACGCGTGCAAGTCGATCCTGCGGCCCCCAAGCCCAACACCGTGGTGGCGAACCCGCTGCAGCAAGAATTGATCGAGTTGATTGATTGGTGCCGATACGTCGTCGGTCGTGAGCCTCAGAGCGTGGTTTCGACAGGGCTTAGCCATACCACACCCGCCGATTACGAATGCATGAGTTTGCAGTTCGCCGGCGCCGACCCCAAGCCGCCCGTGACGGCGCAGATCAGCTGCGGCAGCTACATTCGCTCGGCTTGGCACGAAGCGGTCAGTTTCCGTCCCCCTTCGGCGATGCAGATCTGCTGCGAACGCGGCGTCGCCTTTATCGATTTGCCATCCACGTTGGTATGGTTTGACGATGCCGGTCGACATCTCGAATCACTCGAAACCGAACTGCCTGTGGGCCAGCAATTGCTAACCCAGTTCTATCGCAGCGTCACCAGTCTGGTGCGAAACATGAGCGACCTGAATGACGTGTATTGTGCCGGCAGTATTCTGGCAGCTGCCCGAGAAAGCTGTCGAAACGGGCAGCGGATCGATCTTAAAACGCGAATCTCCTAA
- the eno gene encoding phosphopyruvate hydratase: MTLIEAIHARQILDSRGNPTVECEVLLSDGAHGRAAVPSGASTGAHEAWELRDGDKSVFMGKGVQTAVDNVNNVICEALEGLDATDQAAVDATMLELDGTPNKKKLGANAILGVSLAVAHAAASSTGQPLYRYLGGAGARLLPAPMMNIINGGEHADNGVDIQEFMVMPLGFERFSDALRCGTEVFHNLKKVLSDKGYSTAVGDEGGFAPDLKSNQEALDVIMTAIDKAGYKAGEQVFIALDAASTEFYDSSTKKYTIDKQELSGDEMVDFLADWCSKYPICSIEDGCDEDDWETWKKLTLKLGDKVQLVGDDLFVTNVERLQRGIDEGIGNSILIKVNQIGTLTETIDAIQLANRNGYTAIASHRSGETEDSTIADLAVALSTGQIKTGSASRSDRMAKYNQLLRIEEMLGDAAQYGGPLFPKRA; the protein is encoded by the coding sequence ATGACTCTGATCGAAGCAATTCACGCGCGCCAAATCCTGGATAGCCGCGGAAACCCCACGGTGGAATGTGAAGTCCTGCTCAGCGACGGCGCCCATGGTCGTGCGGCGGTTCCTAGCGGAGCGAGCACCGGTGCTCACGAAGCATGGGAACTTCGCGATGGCGACAAATCGGTGTTTATGGGCAAAGGGGTCCAAACCGCCGTCGATAACGTCAACAACGTGATCTGCGAAGCACTCGAAGGTCTCGATGCGACCGACCAAGCCGCAGTCGACGCCACCATGTTGGAACTTGACGGTACCCCCAACAAGAAAAAACTTGGTGCCAATGCGATCCTTGGCGTTTCGTTGGCGGTTGCCCACGCTGCGGCCTCGTCCACAGGCCAACCGCTGTACCGCTACCTCGGCGGTGCGGGTGCGCGTCTATTGCCAGCCCCGATGATGAACATCATCAACGGGGGCGAGCACGCCGACAATGGCGTCGATATCCAAGAATTCATGGTCATGCCACTTGGTTTCGAGCGATTCAGCGACGCACTTCGCTGCGGTACCGAAGTCTTCCACAACCTGAAGAAAGTGTTGTCCGACAAGGGCTACAGCACCGCAGTGGGTGACGAAGGTGGTTTTGCACCGGACTTGAAGAGCAATCAAGAAGCACTCGACGTGATCATGACCGCGATCGACAAAGCGGGCTACAAAGCGGGCGAGCAAGTCTTCATCGCGTTGGACGCGGCGTCGACCGAGTTCTACGACAGCTCGACCAAGAAGTACACGATCGACAAACAAGAATTGTCGGGCGACGAAATGGTCGACTTCTTGGCCGATTGGTGCAGCAAGTACCCGATCTGCAGCATCGAAGATGGCTGCGACGAAGACGATTGGGAAACTTGGAAGAAGCTGACGCTGAAATTGGGCGACAAAGTCCAACTCGTTGGCGACGACTTGTTCGTCACCAATGTCGAACGTTTGCAACGCGGTATCGACGAAGGCATTGGCAACAGCATCCTGATCAAGGTCAACCAAATTGGAACGCTGACCGAAACGATCGACGCGATCCAATTGGCCAATCGCAATGGCTACACCGCCATTGCAAGTCACCGCAGCGGTGAAACCGAAGACTCGACGATCGCGGATCTCGCAGTGGCACTGTCGACCGGACAAATCAAGACGGGTTCAGCAAGCCGTAGCGACCGAATGGCCAAGTACAACCAATTGCTCCGCATCGAAGAAATGCTGGGCGATGCGGCTCAATACGGCGGACCGTTGTTCCCCAAACGAGCTTAA
- a CDS encoding riboflavin synthase translates to MFTGLVETVGRIAEIRNEPPGRRFQIEASSICEGVQIGDSIAINGCCLTVIEIDGSILGFEAGSETLSRTNLGQLKQDSPVNLERSLAVGDRLGGHYVTGHVDSLATLRERREDPPWAHLFFSVPENLASQIASKGSVAVDGVSLTVVDAGKDFFSVALIPHTLDQTTLGNLAVGDHVNLETDVLAKYVQRSMESLRPESLPPEATN, encoded by the coding sequence ATGTTCACTGGACTTGTCGAAACGGTCGGCCGAATTGCCGAGATCCGAAACGAACCTCCCGGACGACGCTTTCAGATCGAAGCCTCCTCGATCTGCGAAGGTGTTCAGATCGGCGACAGCATCGCGATTAATGGCTGTTGCTTGACCGTTATTGAGATTGACGGCAGCATCTTGGGCTTCGAAGCGGGATCCGAAACGCTCTCTCGCACCAATTTGGGCCAACTGAAGCAAGACAGCCCGGTCAATCTCGAACGCTCGCTCGCGGTCGGCGATCGATTGGGCGGGCACTATGTGACCGGACATGTCGACTCGCTAGCGACGTTAAGAGAGCGTCGTGAGGATCCGCCTTGGGCTCATTTATTTTTTTCCGTGCCCGAGAATTTGGCCTCGCAAATCGCTTCCAAAGGCAGCGTCGCGGTTGACGGGGTAAGCTTAACGGTGGTCGATGCAGGTAAGGATTTTTTCAGCGTCGCGTTGATTCCGCATACCTTGGATCAAACGACGCTGGGAAACTTGGCTGTCGGAGACCACGTGAATTTGGAAACTGATGTGCTGGCAAAGTACGTCCAACGTTCGATGGAATCTTTGCGTCCCGAATCGTTACCACCCGAAGCGACGAATTGA
- the rsmA gene encoding 16S rRNA (adenine(1518)-N(6)/adenine(1519)-N(6))-dimethyltransferase RsmA, giving the protein MNQPRQTASYLSKRLAAAGLQPVSRYGQNFLIDLNLVDLIANSAGMRKDDVVLEVGTGVGSLTSRLSDAAGAVLSIEIDENLHRLAKEELGWRPNVRLLQGDALHNKNTLRPDMMEQIRDAMNRIGENARFLLVANLPYNVATPIISNLMLETPSPDVVVATIQKEVGDRIVAQPGSKDYGALSVWLQSLCECSIVRVLSPKVFWPRPNVDSAIVRLDARPEWREKIPDLRYFHETVRALFFHRRKFLRSVVVSGMKGRLDKRQVDEVLGSLGYSENARTEELPVAEIQRLVEALRQAEIKTKAS; this is encoded by the coding sequence GTGAACCAACCACGACAAACCGCATCGTATCTTTCCAAACGACTTGCTGCCGCGGGACTGCAACCGGTATCGCGATACGGCCAAAACTTTCTTATCGATCTGAACCTCGTTGACCTGATCGCCAATTCCGCAGGGATGCGCAAAGACGATGTCGTCTTGGAAGTGGGCACCGGCGTCGGTTCGTTGACGTCACGATTGTCCGACGCCGCCGGGGCGGTGTTGTCGATTGAAATCGACGAAAACTTACATCGCTTGGCAAAAGAAGAATTGGGGTGGCGACCGAACGTGCGATTGTTACAAGGCGATGCACTTCATAATAAAAACACGCTGCGTCCTGATATGATGGAACAGATTCGTGATGCGATGAACCGAATTGGTGAGAACGCACGTTTCTTGCTGGTCGCAAACTTGCCCTACAATGTGGCCACGCCGATTATCAGCAACTTGATGCTCGAAACGCCTTCGCCCGATGTGGTCGTCGCGACGATCCAAAAGGAAGTCGGCGATCGCATCGTTGCCCAGCCCGGCAGCAAGGATTACGGCGCACTGAGCGTGTGGCTACAATCGTTGTGCGAGTGCAGCATTGTGCGAGTGTTGTCGCCCAAAGTCTTCTGGCCGCGACCCAATGTCGATTCGGCCATCGTGCGTTTGGATGCACGGCCCGAATGGCGAGAAAAGATTCCGGATCTGCGCTACTTTCACGAAACCGTTCGGGCACTCTTCTTTCACCGACGCAAGTTCTTGCGCAGCGTCGTGGTGAGCGGCATGAAAGGTCGTCTGGACAAACGTCAAGTCGACGAGGTGCTCGGTTCGCTCGGTTATAGCGAGAATGCACGCACCGAAGAATTGCCGGTGGCCGAGATCCAGCGTTTGGTCGAAGCACTGCGACAAGCCGAAATCAAAACCAAAGCATCGTAA
- a CDS encoding HEAT repeat domain-containing protein translates to MTTPLVRTTRLTIAYRRYLTSANSPQFAAEVDEYYSASTLTSLLRRSDVEMRRASALALGMLGDHRSIESLGQALSDPDRGVRLAADDSFRALLVRDAAPRHHQQLLQVMHLNDGAEYAAALAPTMILVDQAPRYSEAFHQLAICWQGLDNSPQAETAFRTCLWHCRYHYPAWQGLARCRMLARDYEGAIAALRRCVEICPDIENARVQIRVLERRLRQTDA, encoded by the coding sequence GTGACAACTCCCCTCGTGCGGACGACTCGATTGACGATCGCCTATCGGCGGTACCTCACGTCAGCCAATTCGCCTCAATTTGCGGCGGAAGTCGATGAGTACTACTCCGCTTCGACGTTGACCAGTCTGCTGCGTCGCAGTGACGTCGAGATGCGACGGGCGTCGGCCCTTGCATTGGGCATGCTAGGGGATCATCGTTCGATTGAATCGCTCGGCCAAGCACTATCGGATCCAGATCGCGGAGTGCGTTTGGCGGCGGATGATTCGTTTCGAGCGCTGCTGGTGCGCGATGCCGCGCCGCGTCATCACCAACAACTGTTGCAAGTGATGCATCTGAATGACGGAGCCGAGTACGCTGCGGCGCTTGCGCCGACAATGATCCTCGTCGATCAAGCTCCACGCTACAGCGAAGCGTTTCATCAGTTGGCAATCTGTTGGCAAGGGCTGGACAATTCTCCGCAAGCCGAGACCGCGTTTCGGACTTGTTTGTGGCACTGCCGCTATCACTACCCCGCGTGGCAAGGGCTGGCTCGTTGCCGGATGCTTGCTCGCGATTATGAAGGCGCGATCGCGGCGCTTCGTCGCTGTGTCGAGATCTGTCCCGACATCGAAAATGCTCGCGTGCAGATTCGGGTGTTGGAGCGGCGGTTGCGTCAAACCGATGCCTGA
- a CDS encoding DUF255 domain-containing protein, translated as MLFSAVIAVTASSFATADIAWNENLRSAHAKAQTENKLLLLHFYSDNCVWCDRLEAGAFKAPIVDAAVSENYIPVKIHAGKNPQLVEMFKVKAFPTDVIVTTNGKTISHTVSPQAADRYVAMLQSAVPLGIQASASPSEQHVAAESPAAPPAPTTPHASTTPHAPAPQVTAAPASANMSGEFAGGAKGILAGSRTDAMTLGMPSQVNEESLPEAEVEPLAAAEPAAKTTGKPDQPGLAMEGFCAVTVIKEDRWVEGRPDFGVIHLGKLYLFASAEAMETFLADPVTYTPVLNEIDVVRFFEERRIVPGKREWGLKDPTHNRMFFFADEAAMNHFWNEHHRYTDAAIKVMDKAVKDANPGT; from the coding sequence ATGCTTTTTTCCGCAGTCATTGCGGTGACCGCATCTTCATTTGCGACCGCCGACATTGCTTGGAATGAAAATCTTCGCTCGGCACACGCAAAAGCGCAGACAGAAAACAAACTGCTGTTGCTGCACTTCTACAGCGACAACTGCGTTTGGTGCGATCGACTCGAAGCAGGTGCGTTCAAAGCGCCCATTGTCGACGCCGCGGTAAGCGAAAACTACATCCCCGTCAAAATTCATGCGGGCAAGAACCCACAGCTGGTGGAGATGTTCAAAGTCAAAGCATTTCCGACCGACGTGATCGTGACCACCAACGGCAAGACAATTTCGCATACGGTCAGCCCGCAAGCGGCAGATCGCTATGTGGCAATGTTGCAATCCGCCGTGCCACTGGGAATTCAAGCGAGTGCTTCGCCATCGGAGCAACACGTTGCCGCAGAATCGCCCGCAGCCCCACCCGCTCCAACAACTCCGCACGCTTCCACGACTCCACACGCTCCTGCACCTCAGGTCACCGCCGCTCCGGCGTCGGCTAACATGTCGGGTGAATTCGCAGGCGGTGCGAAAGGGATCTTGGCGGGTTCTCGCACCGACGCCATGACGTTGGGCATGCCAAGCCAAGTGAACGAAGAATCGCTGCCGGAAGCGGAAGTCGAACCGCTGGCCGCTGCCGAGCCCGCCGCCAAGACGACCGGCAAACCGGATCAACCAGGACTTGCGATGGAAGGCTTCTGTGCCGTGACCGTCATCAAAGAAGACCGCTGGGTGGAAGGACGGCCTGACTTTGGTGTGATTCACCTCGGCAAGCTGTACTTGTTTGCCAGTGCCGAAGCGATGGAAACGTTCCTAGCCGATCCTGTGACCTACACGCCCGTGCTGAACGAAATCGACGTCGTGCGATTCTTTGAAGAACGTCGTATCGTGCCAGGCAAACGGGAATGGGGTCTGAAAGACCCAACTCACAACCGCATGTTCTTCTTTGCCGACGAAGCTGCGATGAACCATTTCTGGAACGAACACCATCGCTACACCGACGCAGCGATCAAAGTGATGGACAAAGCTGTCAAAGACGCCAACCCCGGAACCTAG